Below is a window of Chloroflexota bacterium DNA.
ATCGTTGTGTTTGCGGCGGTATTTGCGCCGATGATTACCGATCAAAGCCCGCTCGATCAAGATTTACGCTCCAGTAAGATGCCGCCCGCCTGGCAAGAAGAAGGCGATTGGGCGCATCCCTTTGGCACCGACAGCCTGGGGAAAGACATCTTCAGCCGTGTGCTTTATGGAGCGCGTGTCTCGTTGATGGTCGGCCTCTTTGGGGTGTTGATCGCCGGGACGCTGGGTATGATTGTTGGTGCTATCGCCGGGTATGCCGGCGGGCGCCTGGATGCGGCCATTATGAGCGGCGTCAATTTGATTTTGTCATTGCCGTATCTGCTGTTTGTGGTTTTCATTGCCGCAGTGTTGGGGCGTAGTCTCCTGAACGTGATTCTCATCTTTGGGATTACAGATGCTCCCATTTTTGCACGCGTCACCCGCGGGGAAGTCCTGCGCATCCGTGAGTCGGGCTATGTCGAATCGGCGGTCAGCGCCGGGGCGCGTTGGCCGCGCATTCTCTTTGACCATATCCTGCCCAACCTGCTTGGACCGTTGATTACCCTGGCGACGTTTGAAATGTCTCGTATGATCTTCTATGAGGCCGGTTTGGGCTTTTTGGGCTTGAGCGTGCCGCCCAATGAATATCCCACCTGGGGCAA
It encodes the following:
- a CDS encoding ABC transporter permease, with protein sequence MADNTTPKTVDSLLDTEKTFKDRVTYFGRFLWRDRSGVIGLIVFLIVVFAAVFAPMITDQSPLDQDLRSSKMPPAWQEEGDWAHPFGTDSLGKDIFSRVLYGARVSLMVGLFGVLIAGTLGMIVGAIAGYAGGRLDAAIMSGVNLILSLPYLLFVVFIAAVLGRSLLNVILIFGITDAPIFARVTRGEVLRIRESGYVESAVSAGARWPRILFDHILPNLLGPLITLATFEMSRMIFYEAGLGFLGLSVPPNEYPTWGNMLAAGRKYMTSYPWMASFPGLAIMFTSLGMNLLGDWLRDVLDPRMRRSRK